In the genome of Vanacampus margaritifer isolate UIUO_Vmar chromosome 1, RoL_Vmar_1.0, whole genome shotgun sequence, one region contains:
- the LOC144056288 gene encoding glucose-induced degradation protein 8-B homolog isoform X2, translating into MDIITMSYAEKPDDITRDEWMDKLNNVHIQRADMNRLIMNYLVTEGFKEAAEKFRMESGIEPSVDLESLDERIKIREMILKGQIQDAIALINSLHPELLDTNRYLYFHLQQQHLIELIRLRETEAALEFAQSQLAEQGEESRECLTEMERTLALLAFDNPEESPFGDLLNMMQRQKVWSEVNQSVLDYENRESTPKLAKLLKLLLWAQNELDQKKVKYPKMTDLSKGTIEEPK; encoded by the exons ATG GATATTATCACCATGAGCTATGCAGAGAAACCAGACGACATAACGAGGGacgaatggatggataaactcAACAATGTCCACATCCAGAGAGCTGATATGAACAGACTTATTATGAACTACTTGGTGACAG AGGGCTTCAAGGAGGCGGCGGAGAAATTCAGAATGGAGTCTGGGATCGAGCCAAGTGTGGACTTGGAATCCCTTGATGAGAGAATAAAGATCAGAGAAATGATTCTGAAGGGGCAAATCCAGGATGCCATTGCGCTCATCAACAGTCTGCATCCGGAGCTGCTGGATACCAATCGCTACCTGTACTTTCACTTGCAG cagcagcatctTATTGAACTCATTCGCTTGAGGGAGACGGAAGCTGCCCTGGAATTCGCCCAGTCCCAGTTAGCAGAGCAGGGGGAGGAGAGTCGAGAATGTCTGACTGAGATGGAGAGGACGCTGGCTCTGCTGGCGTTCGATAACCCCGAGGAGTCACCGTTTGGAGATCTGCTCAATATGATGCAGAGACAAAAG GTGTGGAGCGAAGTGAATCAATCTGTGCTCGATTATGAAAATCGGGAGTCAACACCCAAGTTGGCCAAACTCCTGAAGCTGCTGCTGTGGGCTCAAAATGAACTTGATCAAAAGAAAGTCAAGTATCCCAAAATGACAGACCTCAGTAAGGGGACCATCGAGGAGCCAAAATAA
- the LOC144056288 gene encoding glucose-induced degradation protein 8-B homolog isoform X3 yields the protein MSYAEKPDDITRDEWMDKLNNVHIQRADMNRLIMNYLVTEGFKEAAEKFRMESGIEPSVDLESLDERIKIREMILKGQIQDAIALINSLHPELLDTNRYLYFHLQQQHLIELIRLRETEAALEFAQSQLAEQGEESRECLTEMERTLALLAFDNPEESPFGDLLNMMQRQKVWSEVNQSVLDYENRESTPKLAKLLKLLLWAQNELDQKKVKYPKMTDLSKGTIEEPK from the exons ATGAGCTATGCAGAGAAACCAGACGACATAACGAGGGacgaatggatggataaactcAACAATGTCCACATCCAGAGAGCTGATATGAACAGACTTATTATGAACTACTTGGTGACAG AGGGCTTCAAGGAGGCGGCGGAGAAATTCAGAATGGAGTCTGGGATCGAGCCAAGTGTGGACTTGGAATCCCTTGATGAGAGAATAAAGATCAGAGAAATGATTCTGAAGGGGCAAATCCAGGATGCCATTGCGCTCATCAACAGTCTGCATCCGGAGCTGCTGGATACCAATCGCTACCTGTACTTTCACTTGCAG cagcagcatctTATTGAACTCATTCGCTTGAGGGAGACGGAAGCTGCCCTGGAATTCGCCCAGTCCCAGTTAGCAGAGCAGGGGGAGGAGAGTCGAGAATGTCTGACTGAGATGGAGAGGACGCTGGCTCTGCTGGCGTTCGATAACCCCGAGGAGTCACCGTTTGGAGATCTGCTCAATATGATGCAGAGACAAAAG GTGTGGAGCGAAGTGAATCAATCTGTGCTCGATTATGAAAATCGGGAGTCAACACCCAAGTTGGCCAAACTCCTGAAGCTGCTGCTGTGGGCTCAAAATGAACTTGATCAAAAGAAAGTCAAGTATCCCAAAATGACAGACCTCAGTAAGGGGACCATCGAGGAGCCAAAATAA
- the LOC144056288 gene encoding glucose-induced degradation protein 8-B homolog isoform X1 → MHQHPFQRFVGDLNRPSGGCVLYLVLYCCQASLFCCYQRPDCIFPDIITMSYAEKPDDITRDEWMDKLNNVHIQRADMNRLIMNYLVTEGFKEAAEKFRMESGIEPSVDLESLDERIKIREMILKGQIQDAIALINSLHPELLDTNRYLYFHLQQQHLIELIRLRETEAALEFAQSQLAEQGEESRECLTEMERTLALLAFDNPEESPFGDLLNMMQRQKVWSEVNQSVLDYENRESTPKLAKLLKLLLWAQNELDQKKVKYPKMTDLSKGTIEEPK, encoded by the exons ATGCACCAACACCCGTTCCAAAGGTTTGTGGGTGATTTGAACCGACCAAGTGGAGGCTGTGTTCTGTATTTGGTGCTGTACTGTTGTCAGGcttcattgttttgttgttatcAGAGGCCCGACTGTATATTTCCG GATATTATCACCATGAGCTATGCAGAGAAACCAGACGACATAACGAGGGacgaatggatggataaactcAACAATGTCCACATCCAGAGAGCTGATATGAACAGACTTATTATGAACTACTTGGTGACAG AGGGCTTCAAGGAGGCGGCGGAGAAATTCAGAATGGAGTCTGGGATCGAGCCAAGTGTGGACTTGGAATCCCTTGATGAGAGAATAAAGATCAGAGAAATGATTCTGAAGGGGCAAATCCAGGATGCCATTGCGCTCATCAACAGTCTGCATCCGGAGCTGCTGGATACCAATCGCTACCTGTACTTTCACTTGCAG cagcagcatctTATTGAACTCATTCGCTTGAGGGAGACGGAAGCTGCCCTGGAATTCGCCCAGTCCCAGTTAGCAGAGCAGGGGGAGGAGAGTCGAGAATGTCTGACTGAGATGGAGAGGACGCTGGCTCTGCTGGCGTTCGATAACCCCGAGGAGTCACCGTTTGGAGATCTGCTCAATATGATGCAGAGACAAAAG GTGTGGAGCGAAGTGAATCAATCTGTGCTCGATTATGAAAATCGGGAGTCAACACCCAAGTTGGCCAAACTCCTGAAGCTGCTGCTGTGGGCTCAAAATGAACTTGATCAAAAGAAAGTCAAGTATCCCAAAATGACAGACCTCAGTAAGGGGACCATCGAGGAGCCAAAATAA